In Archangium violaceum, the following are encoded in one genomic region:
- a CDS encoding SRPBCC domain-containing protein — protein sequence MRTAFREHHGDSKTMATNPRGLQPIDAYLAGLKDPAAKKTLGALRMQLRKLLPGAVETISYQMPTFKVDGKAVAGFAFFKTHCGYYPFSGSVVPALKAQLDGYATSKSGVTFPPDKPLPAKLVKTLVQARLAEIAAIGKKPSATKKAAAKKALITERVTDSAVKGETGRDWKGWMRALDAAGAGELNHKQLVAHLAREVESAWWQQSIAVAYEQARGKRVVGETAATGFQVGVVRTLPVSAREMWERVATQAERWLGAGATLTLEPGAGYEVPKRRGVPGVRGEVRVVKPGQRIRMTWQPEGWRKPATLQLTLVPKARGVSLHVHMEKLPDAKAREAMREHWSRVLENLA from the coding sequence ATGCGTACCGCGTTCCGAGAACACCACGGGGACTCGAAGACCATGGCGACGAATCCGAGAGGGTTGCAGCCCATCGACGCATACCTGGCGGGACTGAAGGACCCGGCGGCGAAGAAGACGTTGGGGGCGCTGCGCATGCAGCTCCGCAAGCTGCTTCCGGGGGCGGTCGAAACCATCAGCTACCAGATGCCCACCTTCAAGGTCGACGGGAAGGCCGTGGCCGGCTTCGCCTTCTTCAAGACCCACTGCGGCTACTACCCGTTCAGCGGCAGCGTGGTGCCGGCGCTGAAGGCGCAGTTGGACGGCTATGCCACGTCGAAGAGTGGCGTGACCTTCCCGCCAGACAAGCCGCTCCCGGCGAAGCTGGTGAAGACGCTGGTGCAGGCGCGGCTCGCGGAGATTGCCGCGATCGGGAAGAAGCCCTCGGCCACGAAGAAGGCGGCCGCGAAGAAGGCGCTCATCACCGAACGCGTGACCGACAGCGCCGTGAAGGGGGAGACCGGGCGGGACTGGAAGGGGTGGATGCGTGCGCTGGACGCCGCGGGAGCAGGCGAGCTGAACCACAAGCAGCTCGTCGCGCACCTGGCCCGAGAGGTGGAGTCCGCGTGGTGGCAGCAGTCCATTGCCGTGGCGTACGAGCAGGCCCGCGGCAAGCGGGTCGTGGGCGAGACGGCGGCGACGGGCTTCCAGGTGGGAGTGGTACGCACGCTGCCGGTGAGTGCCCGTGAAATGTGGGAGCGGGTTGCAACACAGGCGGAGCGGTGGCTCGGTGCCGGCGCGACGCTGACGCTCGAGCCGGGGGCGGGCTACGAGGTTCCCAAGCGCCGTGGAGTACCCGGCGTACGCGGCGAGGTCCGGGTGGTGAAGCCCGGGCAGCGCATCCGCATGACCTGGCAGCCGGAAGGATGGAGGAAACCCGCGACACTGCAGCTCACGCTGGTACCGAAGGCGCGAGGCGTCTCCCTCCACGTGCATATGGAGAAGCTGCCAGACGCGAAGGCCCGCGAGGCGATGCGCGAGCACTGGTCCAGGGTGCTCGAAAACCTCGCATAG